In a genomic window of Deltaproteobacteria bacterium:
- a CDS encoding leucyl aminopeptidase, giving the protein MEIAIREEQMGETAADALILFHFADSEVLLESTARADELSSGLVKRILESGDFKGEHLECVCSFVHGRLKIDRLILVGLGKREEFTVQRLKEAVAVALKYSRERRLSTVAVPVIEQADFPAPVTDVAEACVLGGLLGSYQFTELRTAKKEEVRELKSLVLLAERRNRDLQAVVQRAEALAAGVYLTRNLVTLPANMATPRILANWAREVAEQGRMSFRVIEMEEARQLGMGAFLAVAQGSEEPGLMVEMDYQPSGAAEPPVVLVGKGITFDSGGISIKPAKRMEMMKHDMAGAGAVIGVMKIVADLQLPLRVVALIPCTENLPSGKAYKPGDVIRSLSGQTIEVISTDAEGRLVLADAICYAERFRPQAIVDIATLTGACIVALGNGVTGIMGNNDNLIARVQEAAEKSGEKVWQLPLWDSYFDLLKSDITDMKNVGGREAGAITGGIFLKQFVPEKVPWVHLDIAGSAWEEKDKPLVPKGATGVPVQMLAKLLCDWQPLGQ; this is encoded by the coding sequence AATAGCCATTCGCGAAGAACAGATGGGCGAGACAGCGGCAGATGCTTTGATCCTCTTCCATTTTGCAGACAGCGAGGTCCTGCTCGAAAGTACAGCAAGGGCGGACGAGTTGAGCAGCGGTCTGGTAAAGCGAATTCTAGAGTCGGGAGACTTCAAAGGAGAGCATCTCGAGTGTGTGTGCTCCTTCGTGCACGGCCGGCTGAAAATTGACCGCCTGATTCTTGTGGGGCTTGGCAAGAGGGAGGAGTTTACGGTTCAGCGATTGAAGGAAGCCGTGGCTGTGGCGCTGAAATATTCCAGGGAGAGAAGACTGAGCACTGTGGCAGTGCCGGTTATTGAGCAGGCAGATTTTCCAGCGCCTGTTACTGATGTGGCTGAGGCATGCGTACTGGGCGGCTTGCTGGGAAGCTACCAGTTCACCGAACTTCGCACCGCCAAGAAAGAGGAGGTCAGAGAGCTCAAAAGTCTTGTCTTGCTGGCTGAACGCCGGAACAGAGACTTGCAGGCGGTGGTGCAAAGGGCTGAGGCTCTGGCAGCAGGAGTGTACCTGACCCGGAATCTTGTTACCCTGCCCGCCAACATGGCAACGCCGCGTATTCTAGCCAACTGGGCTCGAGAAGTAGCAGAGCAGGGCAGGATGTCGTTTCGGGTGATAGAGATGGAGGAAGCGCGGCAGCTCGGCATGGGCGCTTTTCTGGCTGTGGCCCAGGGTAGTGAAGAGCCCGGGCTCATGGTGGAGATGGACTATCAGCCATCAGGGGCAGCCGAGCCGCCTGTGGTGCTGGTCGGGAAAGGCATTACCTTCGACAGCGGCGGCATTTCCATCAAGCCTGCCAAACGCATGGAAATGATGAAGCATGACATGGCCGGTGCAGGGGCGGTAATCGGTGTGATGAAGATTGTTGCAGATCTGCAGCTGCCGCTGCGGGTAGTGGCCCTGATCCCCTGCACTGAAAATCTGCCCAGCGGCAAGGCGTACAAGCCAGGTGACGTGATCCGCTCCCTGAGCGGCCAGACCATTGAGGTTATCAGTACGGACGCTGAGGGGCGCTTGGTGCTCGCCGACGCCATATGTTATGCGGAGCGCTTTCGGCCGCAGGCCATTGTGGACATTGCCACCCTCACCGGCGCCTGCATTGTGGCTCTTGGAAACGGCGTCACCGGCATCATGGGAAACAATGACAATCTTATTGCCCGGGTACAGGAAGCAGCAGAAAAAAGCGGTGAAAAGGTGTGGCAGCTTCCTCTGTGGGACAGCTATTTTGATCTGCTCAAAAGCGACATTACAGACATGAAAAACGTGGGCGGCCGTGAAGCAGGAGCCATTACAGGCGGTATTTTTCTGAAGCAGTTTGTTCCAGAGAAGGTGCCCTGGGTACACCTGGACATCGCAGGTTCTGCCTGGGAAGAGAAAGATAAGCCTCTTGTTCCCAAAGGCGCCACAGGTGTACCCGTGCAGATGCTGGCGAAGCTTCTCTGTGACTGGCAGCCGCTCGGCCAGTGA